A genomic region of Cannabis sativa cultivar Pink pepper isolate KNU-18-1 chromosome 1, ASM2916894v1, whole genome shotgun sequence contains the following coding sequences:
- the LOC133029233 gene encoding uncharacterized protein LOC133029233 yields the protein MVVFQETPILRPQKRDRKKGAVLKSPFIELASGASKSGSSSVSPDDSVYKVVKYVRGLCPLDNKIGEPVDPQLEAEFVKWVDSGLRKHKSNTTTNVYCKGKDTIFPPFRFGVEDISNKMWFHNLAYPNCFLTNSVSFYFIIIIILHIIFLFIFFNVFKCCSVSFL from the exons ATGGTTGTTTTTCAAGAGACTCCTATTTTACGTCCTCAAAAGAGGGATCGGAAGAAAGGAGCTGTTTTGAAATCCCCATTCATTGAGCTTGCTTCTGGTGCATCTAAATCAGGTTCATCCTCGGTTTCTCCTGATGATTCTGTGTATAAGGTCGTTAAATATGTGCGTGGTTTGTGCCCGTTGGACAACAAGATTGGTGAACCTGTGGATCCGCAATTGGAAGCTGAGTTTGTCAAGTGGGTTGATTCAGGTCTTAGAAAGCATAAATCTAA cacaACAACTAATGTGTATTGTAAGGGTAAGGACACTATATTTCCGCCATTTCGTTTTGGTGTTGAGGACATCAGCAACAAGATGTGGTTTCACAACCTTGCCTATCCTAATTGTTTCCTTACCAATTctgtaagtttttattttattattattattattttacatattatttttttatttattttttttaatgtttttaagtgTTGTTCTGTTAGTTTTTTATAA
- the LOC133033980 gene encoding uncharacterized protein LOC133033980, with translation MHTCPINIRHEDQRQATSKLIGECIKPKFLNIKTKATAIDIKGELKYRFGIKMNYMKAWRSKEHAVNDLRGNASDSYSLIPSFLHMVEKTNPGSFVDLKTAEDNSLLFVFMALDASIKGWGACRPIVVVDGTFLKEAYGGTLLCACTQDAAGHIFPLAFCVADSENDQSWKWFFKKFKEAYGVREHQCLISHEMKASSKQREKSIRKLHTILCGYHILSNLKTSFKQHAAKYNLPFFGAVKAYTEKQFEFHMAELDGLDKRIRPYLKKIGYEKWSRIHSQNKRYSTMTSNISESLNAANLAARELPITTLLECLRALVQQWTHTNRTKAHNTFTKLSPTGEDILLKNYTYSLNLEVKATTDYLFEVTRMKESWEVDLEKRTCTCNRFQIDEMPCGHAVAVIREMNMDPYTYCSDYYTKKNWLATYS, from the exons ATGCACACATGCCCCATAAATATAAGGCATGAAGACCAAAGGCAAGCAACATCGAAACTGATAGGGGAATGCATAAAACCGAAGTTCTTGAACATAAAGACCAAGGCAACAGCGATTGACATAAAAGGGGAGTTGAAATACAGATTTGGCATCAAAATGAACTATATGAAAGCTTGGAGAAGTAAGGAACATGCAGTAAACGACTTGAGAGGTAATGCTAGTGACTCGTACAGCCTAATACCGAGTTTCTTACACATGGTGGAAAAAACAAACCCTGGATCATTTGTGGATCTGAAAACAGCAGAAGACAACAGCTTGCTCTTTGTTTTCATGGCGTTGGATGCATCCATAAAAGGGTGGGGAGCATGCAGACCGATAGTTGTTGTGGACGGAACGTTCCTCAAAGAAGCTTATGGGGGAACTTTGTTGTGCGCATGCACACAAGATGCAGCAGGTCATATTTTTCCACTAGCGTTTTGTGTTGCAGATTCTGAGAATGACCAATCTTGGAAATGgttcttcaaaaaatttaaagaagcgTATGGTGTACGGGAACACCAATGCCTAATTTCGCACGAAATGAAAGCCTCATCAAAGCAACGAGAGAAATCTATCCGTAAATTGCACACGATTCTTTGCGGTTACCACATTTTGAGCAACCTTAAAACAAGCTTCAAACAACATGCTGCCAAATACAATCTGCCATTCTTTGGAGCAGTGAAAGCCTACACAGAAAAGCAATTCGAGTTCCACATGGCTGAATTGGATGGATTGGACAAACGCATAAGACCTTACCTCAAAAAAATCGGGTATGAAAAGTGGTCAAGAATTCATAGCCAAAACAAGAGGTATTCCACAATGACCTCAAACATATCAGAATCACTGAACGCTGCAAATTTGGCAGCAAGGGAGCTACCAATTACAACGTTGCTAGAATGCTTGAGAGCATTGGTGCAACAATGGACGCATACTAATAGGACAAAAGCACACAACACCTTCACTAAGCTATCACCAACTGGAGAAGACATACTGTTGAAAAATTACACATACTCATTGAATCTGgag gTTAAAGCAACAACAGATTACTTGTTTGAGGTAACAAGAATGAAAGAATCGTGGGAAGTAGACCTAGAAAAAAGAACATGCACGTGCAACAGGTTCCAAATAGATGAAATGCCATGCGGGCACGCAGTGGCCGTGATTAGGGAGATGAACATGGACCCGTACACCTACTGTTCAGAttactacacaaaaaaaaattggctgGCAACTTATTCGTGA